One Neomonachus schauinslandi chromosome 9, ASM220157v2, whole genome shotgun sequence DNA segment encodes these proteins:
- the SLC25A47 gene encoding solute carrier family 25 member 47, with protein MDFVAGAIGGVCGVAVGYPLDTVKVKIQTEPKYRGIWHCVWDTYRQERVRGFYRGLSLPVCTVSLVSSVSFGTYHHCLANICRFRYGSPEAKPAKPDITLSGFASGLVRVFLTSPTEVAKVRLQTQTQTQQRRPSASWPSAAPPMCPVPPACSVPGPKYRGPLHCLATVAREEGLRGLYKGSSALLFRDGHSFATYFLSYAILCEQLTPTGHSQPDVLGVLVAGGCAGVLAWTVATPMDVIKSRLQADGQGQQRYRGLLHCVVTSVREEGPRVLFKGLTLNCCRAFPVNMVVFVAYEAVLRLIRGLST; from the exons ATGGATTTTGTGGCTGGAGCCATCGGAG GTGTCTGCGGTGTGGCTGTGGGCTACCCCCTGGACACGGTGAAG GTCAAGATCCAGACAGAGCCCAAGTACAGGGGCATCTGGCACTGCGTCTGGGACACATACCGCCAAGAGCGG GTGCGGGGCTTCTACCGAGGCCTGTCGCTGCCCGTGTGCACCGTGTCCCTGGTCTCGTCCGTGTCTTTCGGGACCTACCACCACTGCCTGGCGAACATCTGCCGATTTCGCTACGGCAGCCCCGAGGCCAAGCCTGCCAAGCCCGACATCACGCTGTCAGGATTTGCTTCTGGCCTGGTCCgc GTGTTCCTCACCTCACCCACTGAGGTGGCCAAGGTCCGCctgcagacacagacacagacccAGCAGCGGCGCCCCTCGGCCTCGTGGCCCTCGGCTGCGCCCCCCATGTGTCCGGTGCCCCCTGCGTGCTCAGTGCCCGGGCCCAAGTACCGAGGGCCACTGCACTGTCTGGCCACGGTGGCCCGTGAGGAGGGGCTGCGGGGCCTCTACAAGGGCAGCTCGGCCCTGCTCTTCCGGGACGGCCACTCCTTCGCCACCTACTTCCTGTCCTACGCCATCCTCTGCGAGCAGCTCACCCCCACTGGCCACAGCCAGCCAG ATGTCTTGGGCGTGCTGGTGGCCGGGGGCTGCGCCGGGGTCCTGGCCTGGACCGTGGCCACCCCCATGGACGTGATCAAGTCACGCCTGCAGGCGGACGGGCAGGGCCAGCAGCGCTACCGGGGCCTTCTGCACTGCGTGGTGACCAGCGTGCGGGAGGAGGGGCCGCGGGTCCTCTTCAAGGGGCTGACGCTCAACTGCTGCCGCGCCTTCCCCGTCAACATGGTGGTCTTTGTCGCCTACGAAGCCGTGCTGAGGCTCATCCGGGGCCTGTCCACGTAG